In the genome of Sphingomonas naphthae, one region contains:
- the rpmE gene encoding 50S ribosomal protein L31, which translates to MKKNIHPAYHMITVQMTDGTTFQTKTTWGNEGDTLQLDIDPTVHPAWTGGRGQMLDAGGQVARFNKRFGGLSLGKK; encoded by the coding sequence ATGAAGAAGAACATCCACCCGGCCTATCACATGATCACCGTCCAGATGACGGATGGCACCACCTTCCAGACCAAGACCACCTGGGGCAACGAGGGTGACACGCTGCAACTCGACATCGACCCCACCGTCCACCCGGCCTGGACCGGTGGCCGTGGCCAGATGCTCGACGCCGGCGGTCAGGTGGCGCGCTTCAACAAGCGTTTCGGCGGTCTCTCGCTCGGCAAGAAGTAA
- a CDS encoding STAS-like domain-containing protein — protein MVTITALDHVARCYTGEDGDIILAILQRHLAGKGTVTLSFHGVGDVTSSFVNSGLVPLLETMSFDDIRAKLRIVRGTRQINDMIGRCFRNALRVPQAA, from the coding sequence GTGGTAACCATCACGGCGCTCGATCACGTCGCGCGCTGCTATACAGGCGAAGATGGCGACATTATCCTCGCTATCCTGCAAAGGCACCTAGCAGGGAAAGGGACGGTGACACTCTCTTTCCACGGGGTGGGCGATGTAACCTCGTCTTTTGTAAATTCGGGATTAGTGCCGTTGCTTGAGACAATGTCGTTTGACGATATCAGGGCCAAGCTCCGCATCGTTCGAGGTACGCGGCAGATCAACGACATGATTGGGCGTTGCTTTCGCAACGCCTTACGCGTTCCTCAAGCAGCTTAA
- a CDS encoding BrnA antitoxin family protein: MASDKPPIVFDEDNPEWTEEDFARARPAAEVLSPEVLAAFGKRGRGRPVGSATSNKERVSLRLDKDALERFRADGPGWQTRINDAVRKAAGL; the protein is encoded by the coding sequence ATGGCCTCTGATAAGCCCCCCATCGTATTCGACGAGGACAACCCCGAGTGGACGGAAGAGGATTTCGCCCGCGCCCGGCCCGCCGCCGAGGTGCTGTCGCCGGAGGTTCTCGCCGCCTTCGGCAAGCGTGGGCGCGGTCGCCCGGTCGGCTCCGCCACGTCGAACAAGGAACGGGTGAGCCTCCGGCTGGACAAGGATGCGCTGGAGCGGTTCCGCGCGGACGGACCTGGCTGGCAGACGCGCATCAACGACGCGGTGCGGAAAGCCGCCGGCCTTTGA
- the fabZ gene encoding 3-hydroxyacyl-ACP dehydratase FabZ → MLLVDRVEEIIPDRSIAAIKAVSFNEGFFQGHFPGRPIMPGVLIVEALAQAAGVLAVESLGLAGSGKLVYFMAIENAKFRKPVEPGVLLRLEVEFVQKRASVCKFAGRALVDGQLAAEANFTAMIADPPKA, encoded by the coding sequence ATGCTGCTGGTCGATCGCGTCGAGGAGATCATCCCCGACCGGTCGATCGCGGCGATCAAGGCGGTGTCGTTCAACGAGGGCTTCTTTCAGGGCCATTTCCCCGGTCGGCCGATCATGCCGGGCGTTCTGATCGTCGAGGCGCTGGCGCAGGCCGCCGGCGTCCTCGCGGTCGAGAGCCTCGGTCTCGCCGGATCGGGCAAGCTCGTCTATTTCATGGCGATCGAGAACGCGAAGTTCCGCAAGCCGGTCGAGCCGGGCGTGCTGCTGCGGCTCGAGGTGGAATTCGTCCAGAAGCGCGCCAGCGTCTGCAAGTTCGCCGGCCGCGCGCTGGTGGACGGGCAGTTGGCCGCCGAAGCCAATTTCACCGCGATGATCGCCGACCCGCCCAAGGCGTGA
- the bamA gene encoding outer membrane protein assembly factor BamA, producing the protein MAAASALFLAGTALGGAPVWGQAAPKLAVKPPADTSSQPAAAPLPGSGTIRSIGVSGAQRLEADTVRSYVKLRAGEPYTRESLDQALKDLYATELFADVQIAGADTGNLIIQVRENPVVNRIVLEGNKRLKEDKIRPEIKLSPRQIFTRSKARADVARIIQLYQRQGRYAATVEPKMVQLDQNRVDIVFEISEGAKSKVRRINIIGNKEFSDGRLRGEMATKQTGLTKIFSSGTSYDPDRMSYDQQKMRQFYLTQGYADFRVVSAVAELTPDKRNFIITYVVEEGKRYKFGNINVESDIHDLKPEVAKAFVKAQDGAWYNAKLVEDTVDAINETAGLLGYAFADVRPDFDRDPEKLTMSVTFRIAESPRVYVERVDINGNTITRDKVVRREFRLAEGDAFNGFRVKRSRDRIQSLGYFQDKLEIEQKQGSAPDKVILEANVEEKSTGELQVSAGYSSLERFIVNLSVTQRNFMGKGQELRASADWSRYSKSVSVGFTEPYVFDKNIAVGGDIFRRDYNSFNYINDNERNTTYQQTTTGFQLRAGVPLTEYWSLALRYGLSYDQVTLDRNSFYLNGECSPLLAGRYLCDSIGNRFTSSVGYSLAYDNLDNRIRPTRGNRLLFSQDFAGVGGDVRYLRTTASAKKYFNIGSGFIFSTSVEGGYIKGIGQQVRLIDRFQLGEPQIRGFNIRGVGPRVIRKPYDISDPANPVLVADRQQYTDDALGGNAYYLGRLELELPLGNGARELGLRPSIFADAGAVFNVRKPQLLDNCAGSSATNPCTGTFIPVRDNAGNPLYLEADGTYVTVPTATTTAVGNTITPFREEYFGNTPKPRLSVGIGVNWNSPFGPLRIDLAKALLKSPGDNTKLFSFNVGTQF; encoded by the coding sequence ATGGCGGCAGCGAGCGCGCTGTTCCTCGCCGGCACCGCCCTCGGCGGCGCGCCGGTTTGGGGCCAGGCCGCGCCGAAGCTCGCGGTCAAGCCGCCGGCCGACACCTCGTCGCAGCCGGCCGCCGCGCCGCTGCCGGGCTCCGGCACGATCCGGTCGATCGGCGTGAGCGGTGCCCAGCGGCTCGAGGCCGATACGGTGCGCTCCTATGTGAAGCTGCGTGCGGGCGAGCCCTATACCCGCGAGTCGCTCGATCAGGCGCTCAAGGATCTCTACGCCACTGAATTGTTCGCCGACGTGCAGATCGCCGGCGCGGATACCGGCAACCTCATCATCCAGGTGCGCGAGAATCCGGTCGTCAACCGCATCGTGCTGGAAGGCAACAAGCGGCTGAAGGAAGACAAGATCCGGCCCGAGATCAAGCTCTCGCCGCGCCAGATCTTCACCCGTTCCAAGGCCCGCGCCGATGTCGCGCGCATCATCCAGCTCTATCAGCGGCAGGGGCGCTATGCCGCTACCGTCGAGCCAAAGATGGTGCAGCTCGATCAGAACCGCGTCGATATCGTGTTCGAGATCAGCGAGGGCGCCAAGTCCAAGGTCCGGCGCATCAACATCATCGGCAACAAGGAATTTTCGGACGGCCGCCTGCGCGGCGAGATGGCCACCAAGCAGACCGGCCTCACCAAGATCTTCTCGTCGGGCACCAGCTACGATCCCGATCGCATGTCCTACGATCAGCAGAAGATGCGCCAATTCTACCTGACGCAGGGCTATGCCGATTTCCGCGTGGTTTCGGCCGTGGCGGAGCTGACGCCCGACAAGCGCAACTTCATCATCACCTATGTGGTGGAAGAGGGCAAAAGGTATAAATTCGGCAATATCAATGTCGAAAGCGACATTCATGATCTGAAGCCTGAGGTCGCCAAGGCGTTCGTGAAGGCGCAGGACGGTGCCTGGTACAACGCCAAGCTGGTGGAAGACACGGTCGACGCGATCAACGAGACCGCCGGCCTGCTGGGCTATGCCTTCGCCGACGTGCGGCCGGACTTCGATCGCGATCCCGAGAAGCTGACCATGTCGGTCACCTTCCGCATCGCCGAATCCCCGCGCGTCTATGTCGAGCGGGTCGATATCAACGGCAACACGATCACGCGCGACAAGGTCGTCCGCCGCGAATTTCGCCTGGCGGAAGGCGATGCGTTCAACGGATTCCGTGTGAAGCGTTCGCGCGATCGCATTCAATCGCTTGGTTATTTCCAGGACAAGCTGGAGATCGAGCAGAAGCAGGGCTCCGCGCCCGACAAAGTCATCCTGGAGGCGAACGTCGAAGAGAAGTCGACCGGCGAACTTCAGGTGTCGGCCGGCTATTCCAGCCTCGAACGCTTCATCGTCAACCTTTCGGTCACGCAGCGCAACTTCATGGGCAAGGGCCAGGAACTGCGCGCCTCGGCCGACTGGTCGCGCTACTCCAAGTCGGTCAGCGTCGGCTTCACCGAGCCTTACGTGTTCGACAAGAACATCGCGGTCGGTGGCGATATCTTCCGCCGCGATTACAACAGCTTCAACTATATCAATGATAATGAACGTAATACGACCTATCAGCAGACGACGACCGGCTTCCAGCTCCGCGCGGGCGTGCCGCTGACGGAATATTGGAGCCTCGCGCTGCGCTACGGCCTGAGCTACGATCAGGTCACGCTCGATCGGAATTCCTTCTATCTCAACGGGGAATGTTCGCCGCTGCTGGCCGGCCGCTATCTGTGCGACTCGATCGGCAATCGCTTCACGTCGTCGGTCGGCTATTCGCTGGCCTATGACAATCTCGACAACCGCATCCGGCCGACGCGCGGCAACCGCCTGCTGTTCAGCCAGGATTTCGCCGGTGTCGGCGGTGACGTGCGCTATCTGCGGACGACGGCGAGCGCGAAGAAATATTTCAACATCGGCTCGGGCTTCATCTTCTCGACCAGCGTCGAGGGCGGCTACATCAAGGGCATCGGCCAGCAGGTCCGCCTGATCGATCGTTTCCAGCTGGGCGAGCCGCAGATCCGCGGCTTCAACATCCGTGGCGTCGGCCCGCGCGTGATCCGCAAGCCGTATGACATCAGCGATCCGGCGAACCCCGTGCTGGTGGCCGATCGCCAGCAATATACCGACGACGCGCTGGGCGGTAACGCTTACTATCTCGGCCGCCTCGAACTGGAACTGCCGCTCGGCAACGGCGCGCGCGAACTGGGCCTGCGTCCCTCGATCTTCGCCGACGCGGGTGCGGTGTTCAACGTCCGCAAGCCGCAGCTGCTGGATAATTGCGCGGGGTCGTCGGCCACCAACCCCTGCACGGGCACCTTCATTCCGGTTCGAGACAATGCCGGTAACCCGTTGTATCTGGAAGCGGATGGCACCTATGTCACCGTGCCCACCGCCACCACCACCGCCGTCGGCAACACGATCACGCCGTTCCGTGAGGAATATTTCGGCAACACGCCGAAGCCGCGTCTCTCGGTGGGTATCGGCGTCAACTGGAATTCCCCCTTCGGTCCCCTCCGGATCGATCTCGCCAAGGCGCTGCTGAAGTCGCCCGGCGACAACACCAAATTGTTCAGCTTCAACGTAGGGACGCAATTCTGA
- a CDS encoding DUF5990 family protein, whose protein sequence is MAKADQIGITLRIVIEQPVIGVLHSLQAKDDAPLDPKWSRGGEPLSFDMPIRIAPGPKFFGEQVRREGPVRRFVYVRVGQLAGDPASPWSRRIKIDIHDLDDDLLQRAPLTGKPIELVIIGTAKDGTPTCATAKPIRRGIAKD, encoded by the coding sequence ATGGCCAAGGCGGATCAGATCGGGATCACTCTGCGGATCGTGATCGAGCAGCCGGTGATCGGCGTGCTGCATAGCCTTCAGGCAAAGGATGACGCGCCGCTCGATCCGAAATGGTCGCGGGGTGGCGAGCCACTCTCCTTCGACATGCCGATCCGCATCGCCCCGGGTCCGAAATTCTTCGGCGAGCAGGTGCGGCGCGAAGGCCCGGTGCGGCGGTTCGTCTATGTTCGCGTCGGCCAACTGGCCGGCGACCCCGCCTCGCCCTGGTCGCGCCGGATCAAGATCGACATCCACGATCTCGACGACGATCTGCTGCAACGTGCTCCGCTGACCGGCAAGCCGATCGAACTGGTGATCATCGGCACCGCGAAGGACGGCACGCCGACATGCGCCACGGCCAAGCCGATCCGGCGTGGGATCGCGAAAGATTGA
- a CDS encoding TIGR02594 family protein, with product MEPLPAAYRWLNSHVPLPKIVTAALEQLGTVEVPGKANSSVIMGWADEVGVGAIGYRYTGDDVPWCGLFMAAMAKRAGKPIPAGPLYALNWAQFGDMVASRASLDTAKPLRAFNGRVPSLGDVLVFRRPTGGHVGLYVGEDANAFHVLGGNQGDRVCILRIAKARCVAVRRPPMSIPPASVRPFQLAAAGALSKDEA from the coding sequence ATGGAACCCCTCCCCGCCGCCTATCGGTGGCTGAATAGCCATGTCCCGCTCCCGAAAATCGTGACGGCTGCGCTCGAGCAGCTCGGTACGGTGGAGGTGCCCGGCAAAGCAAACTCGTCGGTCATCATGGGCTGGGCGGATGAAGTCGGCGTCGGCGCGATCGGCTATCGCTACACCGGCGATGACGTGCCGTGGTGCGGCTTGTTCATGGCCGCGATGGCCAAGCGGGCCGGGAAGCCGATCCCGGCCGGGCCGCTCTATGCGCTGAACTGGGCGCAGTTCGGCGACATGGTGGCCTCGCGCGCCAGCCTCGACACCGCCAAGCCGCTGCGCGCCTTCAATGGGCGGGTGCCGTCGCTTGGCGACGTGCTGGTGTTCCGTCGGCCGACGGGCGGCCATGTCGGGCTGTATGTCGGCGAGGATGCCAACGCCTTCCACGTCCTCGGCGGCAACCAGGGGGATCGCGTCTGCATCCTCCGCATCGCGAAGGCGCGCTGTGTCGCGGTGCGCCGGCCGCCGATGTCCATTCCGCCCGCATCGGTTCGGCCGTTCCAGCTTGCGGCGGCCGGGGCGCTGTCGAAGGACGAAGCGTGA
- a CDS encoding teicoplanin resistance protein VanZ — MKLLPRLFAAACWAAALFAYVLACLPRPPRMPFEGHDKWQHMLAFATISFLARFAWPHVAAWKQFLVFTGFGALIELTQAIPALHRDASWADLGADMLASAVALAIASLLLAGLRGVYPPRT, encoded by the coding sequence ATGAAGCTCCTGCCGCGCCTGTTCGCCGCCGCCTGCTGGGCGGCCGCTCTGTTCGCCTATGTGCTGGCCTGCCTGCCGCGCCCGCCCCGAATGCCGTTCGAGGGGCATGACAAGTGGCAGCATATGCTGGCCTTCGCGACGATCTCCTTCCTGGCGCGCTTCGCCTGGCCGCATGTGGCGGCGTGGAAGCAATTCCTCGTCTTCACCGGCTTCGGCGCGCTGATCGAGCTGACCCAGGCGATCCCGGCGCTCCATCGCGACGCGAGCTGGGCCGATCTCGGTGCCGACATGCTGGCGTCGGCGGTGGCGCTGGCGATCGCCTCGCTGCTGCTGGCGGGGTTGCGCGGGGTCTATCCGCCGCGAACATAA
- a CDS encoding HIRAN domain-containing protein, with protein MGWIEFTLPATGRLGKRRKAAAIKDAQAAAQGRRICHAPPSPAGVRLNVVGGFYDNEDGTSRQKETRKLRPGDPVQLRREPENRFDPSAVGVYPAAGVRIGYIGEQRTAWIGSKIDRGMVTGATVERIIGKVREGNLKPVLRIEIEP; from the coding sequence ATGGGCTGGATCGAGTTCACGCTTCCCGCGACCGGCCGTCTGGGGAAGCGGCGGAAGGCGGCGGCGATCAAGGATGCGCAGGCAGCCGCTCAGGGTCGGCGCATCTGTCATGCCCCGCCCTCACCCGCTGGCGTGCGCCTCAACGTGGTCGGCGGGTTCTACGATAACGAGGATGGCACCAGTCGGCAGAAGGAGACCCGTAAGCTGCGACCGGGCGATCCCGTTCAGCTACGGCGCGAACCGGAAAACCGCTTCGACCCTTCGGCTGTTGGCGTGTATCCGGCGGCCGGCGTGCGCATCGGCTACATCGGCGAACAACGCACCGCCTGGATCGGATCGAAGATCGATCGGGGTATGGTGACTGGCGCGACGGTCGAGCGGATCATCGGCAAGGTACGCGAGGGCAATTTGAAGCCCGTGCTGCGGATAGAGATCGAACCCTGA
- a CDS encoding YozE family protein, whose protein sequence is MYPSAPAIAQPVTDSLPTFYAEEPAIHRQPFGGWLVKQVTHRSEWIANLAKAAKADPGFPKAGDPEEVRKYLSGRGADGDVFEAIDDAEREWERL, encoded by the coding sequence GTGTACCCGTCGGCGCCGGCCATCGCGCAGCCCGTTACAGACAGCCTCCCGACATTCTATGCGGAGGAACCCGCTATCCACCGCCAGCCGTTCGGCGGCTGGCTGGTGAAGCAGGTCACGCATCGCAGCGAATGGATCGCCAACCTCGCCAAGGCGGCCAAGGCCGATCCGGGCTTTCCCAAGGCGGGTGATCCCGAGGAAGTGCGCAAGTACCTGTCCGGCCGGGGCGCCGACGGCGATGTGTTCGAGGCGATCGACGATGCCGAGCGCGAATGGGAGCGGCTATGA
- the katG gene encoding catalase/peroxidase HPI gives MNAESKCPMHGGKVDGNAVLFEMSNRLWWPNQLDLTVLHQNPPAGDPMGGDFDYAAAFASLDLDAVKADIKALMTQSQDWWPADFGHYGPLFIRMAWHAAGTYRIGDGRGGAGTGQQRFAPLNSWPDNANLDKARMLLWPVKEKYGRKLSWADLLVLTGNCALESMGLETAGFGGGRVDVWEPERDTYWGPEREWLGDERYSGERDLAHPLAAVQMGLIYVNPEGPNGNPDPLLAAHDIRATFARMAMNDEETVALIAGGHTFGKTHGAGVPDDHVGPEPEGAPIEMQALGWSNSLGSGNAGYTITSGLEVIWTQEPTKWTNLFFQNLFGHEWELTTSPAGAHQWVAKDAAADLPDAHDPAKTHRPTMLTTDLALRFDPIYGPISRRFHEDHGAFAKAFAEAWYKLTHRDMGPHRLLLGKEVPAEPRIWQDPLPAATGAPLSDVDVADLKARILASGLSIGRLVATAWASASTFRGSDKRGGANGARIRLAPQRDWAVNEPAELAKALAVLEGIQRDVAAGGKSVSLADLIVLGGSAAIEAAAKKAGHAIIVPFAPGRVDATAEDTDAESFEPLEPKTDGFRNYAGEPSVYSVEELLIDRAHLLTLTAPEMTVLVAGLRVLGANVGGVAHGVFTDRPETLSNDFLRNLLRTSTSMKWEASADADGVFVAKDRKTGAATFTGTRVDLIFGSNSQLRALAEAYATDDAESAFVAAFVNAWVKVMNLDRFDLA, from the coding sequence ATGAACGCGGAATCGAAATGTCCCATGCATGGCGGCAAGGTGGACGGAAACGCCGTCCTGTTCGAGATGAGCAACCGCCTGTGGTGGCCCAACCAGCTTGACCTGACGGTGCTGCACCAGAATCCGCCGGCGGGCGACCCGATGGGCGGTGATTTCGATTATGCCGCCGCCTTCGCCAGCCTCGATCTGGATGCGGTGAAGGCCGACATCAAGGCGCTGATGACGCAGTCGCAGGATTGGTGGCCGGCGGATTTCGGCCATTACGGCCCGCTCTTCATCCGCATGGCGTGGCACGCCGCCGGAACCTATCGCATCGGTGACGGGCGCGGCGGCGCGGGCACAGGTCAGCAAAGGTTCGCCCCGCTCAACAGCTGGCCCGACAATGCCAATCTCGACAAGGCGCGCATGCTGCTGTGGCCGGTGAAGGAGAAATATGGCCGCAAGCTCAGCTGGGCCGACCTGCTGGTGCTGACCGGCAATTGCGCGCTGGAATCGATGGGGCTGGAAACCGCCGGCTTCGGCGGCGGCCGGGTGGACGTGTGGGAACCCGAGAGGGACACCTATTGGGGGCCGGAGCGCGAATGGCTGGGCGACGAGCGTTATTCGGGCGAGCGCGATCTGGCCCACCCGCTGGCCGCCGTCCAGATGGGCCTGATCTACGTCAATCCCGAGGGGCCGAACGGCAATCCCGATCCGCTGCTGGCGGCGCACGACATCCGCGCCACCTTCGCCCGGATGGCGATGAACGATGAGGAAACGGTCGCGCTGATCGCGGGCGGCCATACGTTCGGCAAAACCCACGGCGCGGGCGTGCCCGATGACCATGTCGGCCCCGAGCCCGAGGGCGCGCCGATCGAGATGCAGGCGCTCGGCTGGTCGAACAGTCTCGGCAGCGGCAATGCTGGCTATACGATCACCAGCGGCCTGGAAGTCATCTGGACGCAGGAGCCGACCAAGTGGACCAATTTGTTCTTCCAGAACCTGTTCGGGCATGAGTGGGAGTTGACGACCAGCCCCGCCGGCGCACACCAGTGGGTCGCGAAGGACGCGGCGGCCGACTTGCCCGACGCGCACGATCCCGCCAAAACGCACCGCCCGACGATGCTGACGACCGATCTCGCGCTGCGTTTCGACCCCATCTACGGGCCGATTTCGCGGCGCTTCCACGAGGATCATGGCGCGTTCGCCAAGGCCTTCGCCGAGGCCTGGTACAAGCTCACCCACCGCGACATGGGGCCGCATCGGCTGCTGCTGGGCAAGGAAGTGCCTGCCGAACCGCGCATCTGGCAGGATCCGCTGCCCGCCGCGACCGGCGCGCCGCTGTCCGATGTCGACGTCGCCGATCTGAAGGCCAGGATCCTCGCCTCGGGCCTGTCGATCGGCCGGCTGGTCGCGACCGCCTGGGCCTCGGCCTCGACCTTCCGGGGATCGGACAAGCGCGGCGGCGCCAATGGCGCGCGCATCCGGCTGGCCCCGCAAAGGGATTGGGCGGTCAACGAGCCGGCCGAGCTGGCCAAGGCGCTGGCGGTGCTGGAGGGTATCCAGCGCGATGTCGCGGCGGGCGGCAAATCGGTCAGCCTCGCCGATCTGATCGTGCTGGGCGGGTCGGCCGCGATCGAAGCGGCGGCAAAGAAGGCCGGTCATGCCATCATCGTGCCCTTCGCCCCCGGCCGGGTCGATGCCACGGCGGAGGATACCGACGCCGAATCCTTCGAGCCGCTGGAGCCCAAGACCGACGGCTTCCGCAACTATGCCGGCGAACCCTCGGTCTATTCCGTCGAGGAACTGCTGATCGACCGCGCCCATCTGCTCACGCTCACCGCGCCCGAGATGACGGTGCTGGTCGCCGGCTTGCGCGTGCTGGGCGCCAATGTCGGCGGCGTGGCGCACGGCGTGTTCACCGATCGCCCTGAGACGCTGTCGAACGACTTTCTCCGCAACCTGCTCCGCACCAGCACGAGCATGAAGTGGGAAGCCTCGGCCGACGCGGACGGCGTGTTCGTCGCGAAGGACCGCAAGACCGGCGCGGCGACGTTCACCGGCACCCGCGTCGACCTGATCTTCGGCTCCAACTCGCAACTGCGCGCACTGGCCGAAGCCTATGCTACCGACGACGCCGAGAGCGCCTTCGTCGCGGCCTTCGTGAACGCCTGGGTGAAGGTGATGAACCTCGATCGGTTCGATCTGGCCTGA
- a CDS encoding XdhC family protein: protein MTTDITTRPELDRLIDTARAWAGAPLALATVTDTWGSAPRPRGSHMLVHADGRFEGSVSGGCVEGEVLAAAAETIADGRPRSLRYGVADASAWEVGLPCGGEIALVVQQVAPGAFDPALFDAIAEARADGRSLAIATDIDSGESRVGEASDRFVNRYAPPRRLLVIGAVQIAQSLVRLASAVDFTPTVIDPRARFLTAERFPGVALDDRWPDEAVAALRPDPATAVVTLSHDPKIDDPALIAALASSAGYVAALGSKRSHAARVARLQAAGVRDEAIARIEAPAGLSIGAIGPAEIALSVTAGMVKALRGVPN from the coding sequence ATGACGACGGACATAACCACCCGCCCCGAACTCGATCGGCTGATCGACACCGCCCGCGCCTGGGCCGGCGCCCCGCTGGCCTTGGCGACGGTGACCGACACCTGGGGTTCGGCCCCCCGCCCGCGCGGCAGCCATATGCTGGTCCATGCCGATGGCCGGTTCGAGGGGTCGGTCTCGGGCGGCTGCGTGGAGGGCGAGGTGCTGGCGGCGGCGGCCGAGACGATCGCCGACGGCCGCCCGCGCAGCCTGCGCTACGGCGTGGCGGACGCCTCGGCCTGGGAGGTCGGCCTGCCCTGCGGCGGCGAGATCGCGCTGGTGGTGCAGCAGGTGGCGCCAGGGGCGTTCGACCCCGCCCTGTTCGACGCGATCGCCGAGGCGCGGGCCGATGGCCGCTCGCTCGCCATCGCGACGGATATCGACAGTGGCGAGAGCCGGGTCGGCGAGGCGAGCGACCGCTTCGTCAACCGCTACGCCCCGCCGCGCCGCCTGCTGGTGATCGGCGCGGTGCAGATCGCGCAATCGCTCGTCCGCCTCGCCAGCGCGGTGGATTTCACGCCGACGGTGATCGATCCTCGCGCGCGCTTCCTCACCGCCGAGCGGTTTCCCGGCGTGGCGCTCGACGATCGCTGGCCGGATGAGGCGGTGGCGGCGCTACGCCCCGATCCGGCGACGGCGGTGGTAACGCTCAGCCACGACCCCAAGATCGACGATCCCGCCTTGATCGCCGCCCTCGCCTCCTCCGCCGGCTATGTCGCCGCGCTGGGATCGAAACGCAGCCATGCCGCGCGGGTGGCGCGGTTGCAGGCGGCGGGGGTGCGCGACGAGGCGATCGCGCGGATCGAGGCGCCGGCGGGACTTTCGATCGGCGCGATCGGGCCGGCGGAGATCGCGCTATCGGTGACGGCGGGGATGGTGAAAGCGTTGCGGGGTGTACCTAACTGA
- a CDS encoding BrnT family toxin, translating into MDIEFDPAKNEANIAKHGLSLADAGLFPISSAVVVADDRREYGEDRQRAFARVDGEGRCLVFTVTATAVRAISYRRAHEKEMSRYGL; encoded by the coding sequence ATGGACATCGAATTTGACCCCGCCAAAAACGAAGCGAACATCGCCAAGCATGGCCTGTCGCTCGCCGACGCGGGGCTCTTCCCGATTTCCTCCGCCGTCGTCGTTGCTGACGATCGCCGCGAGTACGGTGAGGATCGCCAGCGCGCTTTCGCGCGGGTCGATGGCGAGGGCCGCTGCCTCGTGTTCACCGTCACCGCTACCGCAGTCCGCGCGATCAGCTACCGTCGCGCCCACGAAAAGGAGATGAGCCGCTATGGCCTCTGA
- a CDS encoding OmpH family outer membrane protein has translation MKIMFKAAIAAVALMAVPAFAQVATANLDAAVANSAAMKAARTQIQTQYKAQIDASAAREQALQKEIQPLASELQTLQAAGNTPPATLQAKTTAYQTRIQSAQRELQTLSLPFARPNAYAQEQVAAKLDQAVRQAMTAKNVVLLVQPESVLAAAPAGDLTGDITTQLDALVKTASIAVPANWQPGQSQQAAAPAPAAAGTAKPAAGR, from the coding sequence ATGAAGATCATGTTCAAGGCGGCCATCGCCGCCGTCGCTCTCATGGCGGTGCCCGCGTTCGCGCAGGTCGCGACCGCCAATCTGGACGCCGCCGTCGCCAATTCGGCCGCGATGAAGGCGGCGCGCACCCAGATCCAGACCCAGTACAAGGCGCAGATCGACGCTTCGGCGGCGCGCGAGCAGGCTCTCCAGAAGGAAATCCAGCCGCTCGCGAGCGAGTTGCAGACTCTGCAGGCCGCCGGCAACACCCCGCCTGCGACGCTTCAGGCCAAGACGACCGCGTATCAGACGCGCATCCAGTCGGCCCAGCGCGAGTTGCAGACTCTGTCGCTGCCGTTCGCCCGCCCCAACGCTTATGCGCAGGAGCAGGTCGCGGCCAAGCTCGACCAGGCCGTGCGCCAGGCGATGACCGCCAAGAATGTCGTGCTGCTCGTGCAGCCGGAATCGGTGCTCGCCGCCGCACCCGCCGGCGACCTGACCGGTGACATCACCACCCAGCTCGACGCGCTCGTCAAGACCGCCTCGATCGCCGTTCCGGCCAACTGGCAGCCCGGCCAGTCGCAGCAGGCCGCCGCGCCGGCGCCTGCCGCTGCCGGCACCGCGAAGCCCGCCGCCGGCCGGTGA